GCCGGCCATTTCCTGCCTGTGTTTTCCTCAAGGTAGCCGTGCGATTGCCGTAAAGAACAAGAGTGAAAAACCAAATACGAGCTCTCCGGTTCATACCAATTCGATGAAACATATTGCCAGGGGAATCAGCGCGGCACTCATGGTGTTCGCGCTTGCCGGTTGCGGCGGCGGGGACGACGACGCAAGTCCGTCGGTGGCTACTGCGCAAACCGGCAGACTGTCGGCGCTGCGTGCGACCGGCAACGTGGTGAGTGCGGCGCCGATGAGCGCGACGGCACCGGTTCATGTCGCGCTGGTGCTCAAGCTGAATGACGAAGCGGGATTGAGCCACTTTCTGCAGGATGCGCGAACGCCCGGAAGCGCCCGCTTCGGGGCCGTGCTGACTTCCGCGCAGATTGCCGCGCAATACGCACCCACCGCTGAGCAGGTCGCCAACGTGGAGGCCTATTTGGGAAGTAAGGGCTTCACGAACATCAAGGTGGCCGACAACAACATGATCGTCGAAGCCGATGCCCCGGCCGGCGTAATATCCGGCGTGTTCCAGACGTCGCTCGTCCCGGTCGCGATGGCGGACGGCACCAACTCGCATATCAACACCGCCCCCGAGATTGTGCCCAATGCGATCAGCGGGGTCGTCCAGGGGGTTCTCGGGCTCGATACCGCGACTCGCGTGCATCCCAATTTCGTGCCCGCTTCCAATGCCGCCGCCCCGGCTGCAAATGCGTCGCCGACGACCTCCGCAGTCACGGTGGGCCATAACCCGACGGAATTTCCCGGTATTTATTCCGTCGGCAGCGCCCCGACGGCGGCCAACACCACGATCGGCATCATTGCCGAAGGCGACGTGACGCAGCCTGTGATCGACCTGGCTACGTTCACGAGCAACAACAAGTTGCCCGCCGTTCCCGTTTCGGTGATCAAGGTCGGGACGCCCAGCGCCGACACGAGCGCAAACATGGAATGGTCGCTTGACAGCCAGACCATCGTCGGGATGTCCGGCGGCGTCAAGCAACTCAATTTCTATGTTGCGCACTCGTTAGCGTGGAGCGACATTGCGCTCGCGATCAATCGCGCCGTGAGCGACAACACCGCCCGGGTCATCAATATGTCGATTGGCGGTTGCGAGAACTGGGCACCGACGGCCTCCATCGATACGCTGTTCCAACTCGCTGTCGCGCAGGGACAGACTTTCTCGGTGAGTTCCGGGGATGCGGGCAGCGTGGCATATGGCTGCACCGGCACATCGGTGCAATATCCGGCCAGTTCGCCCTATGTCGTATCCGTAGGCGGCACGAGCCTCTATACGAACGGGAATGGAAGCTACGCCGGCGAGACGGCCTGGAACTACAGCGGCGGCGGCACCAGCGGCTTCGAACCGATTCCGACATGGCAGTCGAACGTACCCGCGCTCAAGGGGCGCGCGCTCCGCGGCCTGCCGGATCTTGCATTCGATGCCGATCCTAATAGCGGCGCACAGGTCATCGTCGGCGGACAGCTCGTGACGGTGGGCGGCACGAGCCTGTCCGCGCCGCTGTTCAGCGCGACCTGGGCGCGGATGCTGTCCGGCAGTTGCGCGACGAAGCTGGGGTTCGCGGCGCCCACGATATACAGCGTTCAATCAACGACCGGGTCCGTCTTTCACGATGTCACCTACGGCAGCAACGGCGCATACAGCGCCGGTTCCGGCTGGGACTTCGTGACCGGCTGGGGCTCACCGATTGTCAGCGTGCTGAATTCGGCGATATGCGCTCCGACGTCGCCGATCTACGGCGGCTACATTAATGCAGGTACGATACTCAAGCCTGGGCAAATCGTTTATTCGCCGTCTCGAAGCCATGCGCTCGCCATGCAGGATGACGGCAACCTCGTGCTGTTTAACGCAGCCAATGGTGCCGCGATATGGAATTCCGGCACGTATGGCAACATCGGGGCGCATGCCGTCTTCCAGGCCGATGGCAATTTTGTGATATATGGCGCTAGCGGCAACGCGTTGTGGTATTCGGCGACCAACAGTGCGTCTTTCGGCCAGTATCTTGCCGTTCAGGACGACGGCAACATGGTGATCTATCGGTCTTCCTTTCCGGTATTTGCAACATCGACCGGTTCGAGCGTGTATACGAACTCCACAAGTGGCCCGGCCGTCTGGGCGGGTGGTGTCACCCTCGGCAGTGGCCAAAGTCTTACTTCAGGCAACGGTGCAAACGTGGTGACTATGCAGAGAGACGGGAACTTGGTGCTGGCTCGCCAGGGCGTTGCGCAATGGAGTTCGGGTACTTATAGTCATCCGGGTGCATTTGCGACGATGCAAACGGATGGCAATCTGGTCGTCTACAGCCCGACGGGCGTCCCGCTCTGGTATTCCGGTACCAGCGGATATTCGGGCGCGGTGACTGCTGTTCAGGACGACGGTAACATTGTGATCTATACACGACAGCCGCGCTGGAGCACGAATACCTCCGGAATCTAGTGGGCCGTGCCTCGCGGTGTAGCAACATCATCACGGCCCCGTAACCAGTCGCGGGCCGTGCGAGCCGGCTACCCGCCCCCCTCAATACCCCCGCTTCCCCTTCCTCACCACCATCCACCGCGGCGCCCTGAACCGCACGATGCTCAGATAGAGCCACACGTAAGTCAGCGCAAACAGCACGACGAACACGAACAGGTGCACCGTGTGCCGCCAGAACAGCGTTGCGGGTATCACCGCGACGAGGCAAAGCAGCCAGAGATAGGGCGACGTGAGCGAATTCCGCCGCGTCAGGTCATGCGCATGCTTCGTGCCGACGGCCCAGCGCATCAGCCGCTTGTACACGAGCATGTGCAGGTGCACGCCGTCCGGAATCCCCGGCGACATCCCGCGAATGAATTTCTTCCGGTAGATCGAGAAGCAGGTTTCGAAGATCGGGTACATGAACAGCAGCACCGGGTACCACGCGGACACCTCGCGGTTGCGCATCACGAGCATGATCGCGAGCTCCGCGAGCATGAAGCCGATGAAATACGCACCGCCGTCGCCGAGGAAGATCAGCCCGGCCGGGAAATTCCACAGGAAAAACCCGAGCACGGCGCCCATCATGATGATCGACGCGGACATCACGACCGGGTCGTTGACGTGGAACGCGACATACGCGAGCGACGCGAACATCATGAAGCTGACCATCGACGCGAGCCCGTTGAAGCCGTCGATGATGTTGATCGCGTTCGCGAGCGCCGCGACCGCGAGCACGGTGACGAACGCCGAAATGGCGACATAACCGAGCAGGAAGTCTAGCGGCGGCACGCTGATGCGCGTGACTGCAATGTTCATCAGCCAGAACGCCAGCGCGGCCGCGCCCATCGTGCAGAGCAGCCGCGCGCGCGGCGACACCCGCTTGGTCAGGTCCTCGACGAGGCCGGACAGGAAGGCCGGCATTCCGCAGGCGGTGATGCCCAGGATGCTGCCGGCGATCGTCGGATAGCGCCGGGACAGGATCAGCGCCGCAACGACGACGCCCGCGAGGATCCCGATGCCCCCGACCCGCGGCACGGGCCGCACGTGGAATTTCTGCACGCCGGCCAGGTCGCTGTCGATCGAGAATTTCTCGTGAAGGTGCGCATAGCGCACGATGAACAGCGTGACGAGCAGGGAGACGATGAAGCCGGACGCGAAGCTGAGCATGGGATCGCTCGAAAAATGGACAGCGGATTATACAAAACCGCGTGGGTTCCCCTCCTGCCATCGCCAGTGGTCGGCGCACATTTCCTCGATACCGAGCGTCGCGCGCCAGCCGATGATGTCGGCCGCGGCCTGCGGATTCGCGTAGCACTCGGCGATATCGCCCGGGCGGCGCGCGACGAGCTCGTACGGCACCGGGCGGCCCGACGCCTTTTCGAATGCACGCACGACTTCCAGCACGCTGTAGCCCTGGCCCGTGCCGAGGTTCACGACGAAGCTCGCGTCGCGCTTCGCGAGCGCGTCGAGTGCGGCGATGTGCCCCTTCGCGAGATCGACCACGTGGATGTAGTCGCGCACGCCGGTGCCGTCCGGCGTCGGGTAGTCGGAGCCGAACACGCGCAGCCTTTCCAGCTTGCCGACCGCGACCTGCGCGACGTACGGCATCAGGTTGTTCGGGATGCCGGCCGGATCCTCGCCGATCAGCCCGCTCGCATGTGCGCCGACCGGGTTGAAGTAGCGCAGCGTCGCGATGCGCCACGACGGGTCGGAAACCTCGAGATCGCGCAGGATCTGCTCGGCGATCAGCTTCGACTGGCCATACGGGTTCGTCGCGGACAGCGGGAACGATTCGTCGATCGGCGAGCGCTCGGGCACGCCGTATACGGTCGCGGACGAGCTGAACACGAACTGCCTGACGTTGCGCTTGCGCATCACCTTGAGCACGGCGAGCAGGCCGCCGATGTTGTTCTGGTAGTACTCGAGCGGCTTCGCGACCGATTCACCGACGGCCTTGAGCGCCGCGAAATGGATCGTGCCGGTGATCGGGTGCGCATCGAATACCTTGGCGAGCGCGGCTTCGTCGCACACGTCGACCTGATGGAACGCGGGCGTCTTGCCCGTGATCCGCTCGATGCGGCGCACGGATTCGGCCTTGCTGTTGACGAGGTTGTCGACGATCACGACATCGTAGCCGTTGTCGAGCAGCTCGACGGCCGTGTGCGAGCCGATGTAGCCCGCGCCGCCGGTAACGAGGATGGTGCCTTTAGCGGTCATTGCAGATGCGCTCCTTCAAAGTGTGAATCCGGTCAACGAATGGATGGTCTCCCGATAGCGCTCGACGACCTGTTGCTCGTCGAACTCCGCCGCGACCTTTTGCCGGCCGCGTGCGCCCAGCGCTGCCCGGCCTTCCGGTCCGAGCGCGATCATGCGATTCAGTTGTTCCGCGAGGCTCGCGCTGTCGCGCACGCGGCACAGGAACCCCGTTTCGCCGTCGGCGACGACGTCGCGGCAGCCCGGCACGTCGGTCGCGACGATCGGGCGGCCCATCGCCGATGCTTCCATCAGCGTACGCGGCACGCCTTCGCGGTACGACGGCAGTACGACGCAGTCGGCCGCCGCGATATGCGGGCGCACGTCGTGCGCTTCGCCGAGATATTCGATCACGCCTTCGGCGGCCCACGCATCGACATCCGCGCGGCCGATCGCGCTTGGATTATCGACGCCGAGCGGCCCGAGCAGCTGGAAGCGCGCGTTCGGGAAGCGCGTACGCACGATGCGCGCGGCCTCCACATATTCGCGCACACCCTTGTCCCATAGCAGCCGGCCGATCAGGATGAAGACAGGTGCGTCGCCGGCCGGCAGCGGCACCGGCGCGAACTGTTCGAGATCGACGCCTTCGCCGTGCAGCAGCCGCGCGCGTTCGGGATGCGCGAGCAACTGCTCATCGGTGAAGGTCGCGAGATCGTCGCGGTTCAGGAACCACACTTCACGCGGGAAGCGGAACGCGAACCGGTACAGGCGCTTCGCGACGCTTGCCGCGCGGCTCTTCTGGATGAAGACGTAGCCGAGCCCGGTCGTCACCGCGATCGACGGCACGCGCGCGAGCCACGCGGCGACCGAGCCGTAGATGTTCGGCTTGATCGTGTAATGGAACACGAGATCGGGCTTCAGCGCACGGTAGTGACGCACCAGCGCGGCGAGCGTGCCGAGATCCTCGCGCGGGCTCGTGCCTTTCGATGCAACCGAGAGCGCCACGTAGCGGCAGCCCATCTGCTCGAGCAGCGGCACCGTGCGGTCGTGCGGCGCGATCACGATGACCTCGGCGCCGCGCGCGACGAGCGTACGGATCAGCCCGTGGCGATACGTGTAGATCGCCCAGGCCGTGTTGCAGACGAGCGCGATGCGCAGCGGGGAGGTGGCGGACATGAAAAAAGAATAAATAAAGCGTCGTAAATGCCGGATACGCCGAATGGGCGTCACGCGGACGGCCGCGCGGCGAACAGCGTCTGCTTGATCCGCTGCAACGTCCGGTACGGCGTCACGAAATGCAGCAGGTTCTTGGCGAGGCCGGCCCAGTCGTACGGGTTCAGCGCGTTGAAGTGGCTCAGCAGCAGCGTGAGCGTCGACACCAGCTGGCGCCGGCGCTTGGTCGCACTGATCCCGCCCTCGTTCAGTTCGTAATAGAGGCCCAGTTCCGGCAGGTTCGCGCAATCGTAGCGTTCCATTAACCGCAAAAAAAGATCGAGATCCTCGGCCGCACGGTATTTCGCACGATAGTTCCCCACTTCACGCACGGCGTCGATGCGCAGCATCACCGACGGATGCACGAGCGGCGAGCGCAGGAAGCGCGTGCGGCGCAGCGTGCCCGGATCGGTGGGCGGGGTCAGCATGAAGCGCGGTTCGCCGGCGCGGGACACGACTTGCGTCCACATGCCGACACAGGCCACGCGCGGGTGGGCGCCGAGGTACGCGCGCTCTTTGGCGAGGCGCTGAGGCGCGGCGAGATCGCCCGCGTCGATGCGCGCCGCATAGCGGAAGCCGCGCGCCGCGAGCGCATCGATGCCGGCCGCGAGCGCACGCTCGATGCCGCCGTTCTGCGGCATGCGCAGCACGTCGATCGTGAGGCCGGGCAGGTCGGGTGCGACGATCGGCGGCGTGCTGCCGTCATCGACGATCAGCACGTGCACGGGCGTGTCCTCGCGAAACGACGCGAGGGTCCGACCGACGTCGTCGTGCCCGTTGTAGGCCGGCATCAGCACGGCCACGTCGTCGAGCGGGGTCGGGCAATCAGGGGACGTCATGGTCGCAGCTTGAAACGGATGTAATAAAAATTGACGGCGGCGGCGGCCAGGTAGCCGGCCGCCAGCCCGACGAGCGCGCCGTACAGGCCGAGCCGCGGGATCGCGAACAGGTTGACGAGCGCCGCGATCGCGAGCGCGAGCAGCCATTTCGACAGCAACACGAATTTTGCTTGATATTTGAGAACGATAAGATTGCCTATCGCCTCGATGCCGGCCGGCACCGACAGCCAGACCGCCCAGCGGAAGATGTCGACCGAGGCCTCGTAGCCGTGGCCGAACACCTTGCCGACGATCAGCGGGGCGGCGGCGTCGAGCACGAGCGCGCCGGCCGTCATCAGGCAGGCCGTCATCGCGATCAGCCGGACGATGTTGCGGCGCAGCCGCGCGACGTCCTGCACGCGGTAGACGAAGGCGGGCGCGATCGTCTGCGCGAGCATCAGCGCGAGCGTGATCCAGTTCTCGTTGAGTTGCTGCGCGGCCGAGTAGCGGCCGAGATCGGCGAACGACACGTGACGCTCGAGCATCAGGCGGTCGAGCTTCAGGAACAGGTACATGCAGATGAGGCCGAGCCAAAATACGGTGCCAGCTGTTGCAAAGTGCCTGAACAGCGGTTTGTCGAACGTCCAGCCGAGCGCGCCGCCGTTACGATGCCGGTAGTACAGCAGTAGCGCGAAGCCGATTGCGGCGGCCTCGAGCGCCCACAGCCACGCGAAGCGGGCGGGGCCCGCGGCCGCGCGGACCAGCAGCCAGACGAGCAGCGCCTTCACCAGCGCGGTGACCATGCTGGTGACGAGCTGCGGCTTGCTGTAGGTCATGCTCTGCAGCCACGCGTTGATGACGCCGACGAACGGCTCGCGGAACACCATCGTGACCGCGAGGCCCGCGAGCATCGCGCCGACCAGCGGATCGAAGGCGCCCGCGGCGATCGCGATCCAGGTCGCGACGAGCGCGGCGACGGAGACGGCGATGCGCAGCGCGAATGCGCTGCCGAGCACCGCGCCGAGCTGGGCGGGCGGGCGCTGGACGATGGTCGGGACGAGGATTTCCGCGCCGCACACCCAGGTGAGCGGCGCCAGTACCAGGAGGAGCGTATTCGCATACTGCCATTTGCCGAACACATCTGGCCCGAAATAACGGGCCAGCAGGCCGCTGATCGCGATCGCGACGCCGATCTGCGTGAGCCGTTCGAGCCCCAGCCAGACGAGATTCGCGACGGCCTTCGCGACGTCCGGGTTGCCGAAGCGCTTCAGCATGCGCGGCAGCGGCGTGCGCGCGAGGCGGCCGGCAGGGCGCCCGGAGGCTGCAGGTTGGCGGCGACGGGACGGCTAGGCATTAAAATGGGCGGTATGCGCGTCATCAAAACCCGCGATTATAAGTGGGATCGGGGTCGCTCCCGCCGTTCGGCGCCAGCAGTTTCACGCCGTGCCGGGCCCGCATGTATCATGCGCGGCACGGGCGAGCGGCGGCCAGGCAAGCCAGACAATTTTCCATGCACGCAACCGAGAGAAGAGAATCGATGATCTCCCAATCCATCTTCAAGGCATATGACATTCGTGGCGTGGTCGGCAAGACGCTCGACACCGACACCGCACGCGCGATCGGCCGGGCATTCGGCAGTGAAGTGCGTGCGCAGGGCGGCGATGCGGTCGTCGTCGCGCGCGACGGCCGCCTGTCCGGGCCGGACCTCGTCGGCGCACTGGCCGACGGCCTGCGTGCGGCAGGCGTCGACGTGGTCGACGTCGGTATGGTGCCCACACCGGTCGGTTATTTCGCGGCGAACGTCCCGCTCGCGCTGAAGGGCGGCGAGCGCCGCGTCGATTCGTGCATCGTCGTCACGGGCAGCCACAACCCGCCCGACTACAACGGCTTCAAGATGGTGCTGCGCGGCGCCGCGATCTACGGCGAGCAGATCCAGGCGCTGTACCGGCGCATCGTCGACGAGCGCTTCGAGACGGGCAGCGGCTCGTACGAACAGATCGACGTGGCCGATCAGTACATCGCGCGCATCGTCGGCGACATCAAGCCGGCCCGCCCGATGAAGCTCGTCGTCGACGCCGGCAACGGCGTGGCCGGCCCGCTCGCGACGCGTTTGTTCAAGGCGCTCGGCTGCGAGCTCGTCGAGCGCTTCACCGACATCGACGGCACGTTCCCGAACCACCACCCGGATCCCGCCCACCCGGAAAACCTGCAGGACGTGATCCAGGCGCTGAAGGACACCGACGCCGAGATCGGCTTCGCGTTCGACGGCGACGGCGACCGCCTCGGCGTCGTCACGAAGGACGGCAAGATCATCTATCCGGACCGCCAGCTGATGCTGTTCGCGGAAGAAGTGCTGTCGCGCAACCCGGGCGCGCAGATCATCTATGACGTGAAGTGCACGCGCCACCTCGCGCAATGGGTGAAGTCGAAGGGCGGCGAGCCGCTGATGTGGAAGACGGGCCACTCGCTCGTGAAGGCGAAGCTGCGCGAGACGGGGGCACCGCTCGCCGGAGAAATGAGCGGCCACGTGTTCTTCAAGGATCGCTGGTACGGCTTCGACGACGGTCTCTACACGGGCGCGCGCCTGCTCGAGATCCTCGCGAAGACGGCCGACCCGAGCGCGCTGCTGAACGGGCTGCCGGACGCGATGAGCACGCCTGAACTGCAGCTGTGGCTCGACGAGGGCGAGAACTTCCGCCTGATCGACAAGCTGCAGAAAGAGGCGAAGTTCGACGGCGCCGAGGAAGTCGTGACGATCGACGGCCTGCGTGTCGAGTACCCGGACGGCTTCGGCCTCGCGCGTTCGTCGAACACGACGCCGGTCGTCGTGATGCGTTTCGAGTCGGAGACGCAGGAAGGGCTCAAGCGTATCCAGGAGGACTTCCGCCGCGTGCTGACGGCCGCGAAGCCGGACGTCAAGCTGCCGTTCTGAGCGTCGGCGGCCTCGGGCCGCCACCGGCCCGACGGTGAGTCCGATCGTCGCGCCATCCCCGAAAAGCGGCGCACGCCACAGGCGTGCGGCCGCTTTTTGTCTGTCCGGCCCGTCGGCCGGGATAAAATCCCTCCTTTATGTCTGTCGCCGGCTGCCTGCCGGCGTTTTTTCAGCGTGCAAAAGATCCTGATCGTGCGCGTGTCGTCGCTGGGCGACGTCGTGCACAACATGCCGGTGATCGCCGATATCCGGCGCCGCCACCCCGATGCGCAGATCGACTGGCTCGTCGAGGAAAGCTTCGTCGACCTGGTCAAGCTCGTCGACGGCGTGCGCAACGTGTTGCCGTTCTCGCTGCGCCGCTGGCGCAAGAAGCCGCTCTCGGGCGCCACGTGGCGCGAGATCCGCGCGTTCCGCCAGCGCCTCGCGGCCGAGCAGTACGACCTCGTGATCGACTGCCAGGGCCTCATCAAGACGGCCTGGGTCGCGAGCTGGGCGCGCGGCCCGCTCGTCGGGCTCGGCAACCGCACCGACGGCGCCGGCTACGAGTGGCCCGTGCGCTTCTTCTATCGCAAGCGCGTGCCGATCGCGCCGCGCACGCACGTCGTCGAGCGCTCGCGGCAACTCGTCGCAGCCGCGCTGAGCGACCCGGCGCCGACGCCGGCCGATCCGGTCGACTTCGGCCTCGATACGCGCGCGGCGGCGCTCGCGGTGGCCGCGCTCGGCCTGAACCTGCCGGTGCCGTACGTGGTGTTCGTCCATGCGACGTCGCGCGCCGACAAGCAATGGCCGGACGCCGCATGGATCGAACTCGGGCAGGCCCTCGTGCGGCGCGGCGCGTCGCTCGTGCTGCCGTGGGGCAACGACGCGGAGCGCGCGACCAGCGAGCGGCTGGCGAAGGAATTCGGCGATGCGGCAATCGTGCCGCCGAAGCTGTCGCTGCCGGCCGTGGTCGGTCTGATCGACGGCGCGGCCGCGACGGTCGGGGTTGATACAGGTCTGGTTCACATCGCGGCCGCGCTGAAGCGTCCGACGGTCGAACTGTACAATTTCGCGACGGCCTGGCGCACCGGCGGCTACTGGTCGCCGAGCGTCGTCAATCTCGGCACGGCGGGGCAACCCCCGTCGATCGCGCAGGTGAAGTCGGCGCTCGCGGGCTTCGGTCTCCTGTAACGCTGACACACGCGCGAACCCACGCGAACCGACCATGAGCGAATCCCAGATCATCGAAGTCCCGTCCGCCG
This region of Burkholderia contaminans genomic DNA includes:
- a CDS encoding protease pro-enzyme activation domain-containing protein, which gives rise to MPAISCLCFPQGSRAIAVKNKSEKPNTSSPVHTNSMKHIARGISAALMVFALAGCGGGDDDASPSVATAQTGRLSALRATGNVVSAAPMSATAPVHVALVLKLNDEAGLSHFLQDARTPGSARFGAVLTSAQIAAQYAPTAEQVANVEAYLGSKGFTNIKVADNNMIVEADAPAGVISGVFQTSLVPVAMADGTNSHINTAPEIVPNAISGVVQGVLGLDTATRVHPNFVPASNAAAPAANASPTTSAVTVGHNPTEFPGIYSVGSAPTAANTTIGIIAEGDVTQPVIDLATFTSNNKLPAVPVSVIKVGTPSADTSANMEWSLDSQTIVGMSGGVKQLNFYVAHSLAWSDIALAINRAVSDNTARVINMSIGGCENWAPTASIDTLFQLAVAQGQTFSVSSGDAGSVAYGCTGTSVQYPASSPYVVSVGGTSLYTNGNGSYAGETAWNYSGGGTSGFEPIPTWQSNVPALKGRALRGLPDLAFDADPNSGAQVIVGGQLVTVGGTSLSAPLFSATWARMLSGSCATKLGFAAPTIYSVQSTTGSVFHDVTYGSNGAYSAGSGWDFVTGWGSPIVSVLNSAICAPTSPIYGGYINAGTILKPGQIVYSPSRSHALAMQDDGNLVLFNAANGAAIWNSGTYGNIGAHAVFQADGNFVIYGASGNALWYSATNSASFGQYLAVQDDGNMVIYRSSFPVFATSTGSSVYTNSTSGPAVWAGGVTLGSGQSLTSGNGANVVTMQRDGNLVLARQGVAQWSSGTYSHPGAFATMQTDGNLVVYSPTGVPLWYSGTSGYSGAVTAVQDDGNIVIYTRQPRWSTNTSGI
- a CDS encoding MraY family glycosyltransferase, encoding MLSFASGFIVSLLVTLFIVRYAHLHEKFSIDSDLAGVQKFHVRPVPRVGGIGILAGVVVAALILSRRYPTIAGSILGITACGMPAFLSGLVEDLTKRVSPRARLLCTMGAAALAFWLMNIAVTRISVPPLDFLLGYVAISAFVTVLAVAALANAINIIDGFNGLASMVSFMMFASLAYVAFHVNDPVVMSASIIMMGAVLGFFLWNFPAGLIFLGDGGAYFIGFMLAELAIMLVMRNREVSAWYPVLLFMYPIFETCFSIYRKKFIRGMSPGIPDGVHLHMLVYKRLMRWAVGTKHAHDLTRRNSLTSPYLWLLCLVAVIPATLFWRHTVHLFVFVVLFALTYVWLYLSIVRFRAPRWMVVRKGKRGY
- the galE gene encoding UDP-glucose 4-epimerase GalE gives rise to the protein MTAKGTILVTGGAGYIGSHTAVELLDNGYDVVIVDNLVNSKAESVRRIERITGKTPAFHQVDVCDEAALAKVFDAHPITGTIHFAALKAVGESVAKPLEYYQNNIGGLLAVLKVMRKRNVRQFVFSSSATVYGVPERSPIDESFPLSATNPYGQSKLIAEQILRDLEVSDPSWRIATLRYFNPVGAHASGLIGEDPAGIPNNLMPYVAQVAVGKLERLRVFGSDYPTPDGTGVRDYIHVVDLAKGHIAALDALAKRDASFVVNLGTGQGYSVLEVVRAFEKASGRPVPYELVARRPGDIAECYANPQAAADIIGWRATLGIEEMCADHWRWQEGNPRGFV
- a CDS encoding glycosyltransferase family 4 protein, coding for MSATSPLRIALVCNTAWAIYTYRHGLIRTLVARGAEVIVIAPHDRTVPLLEQMGCRYVALSVASKGTSPREDLGTLAALVRHYRALKPDLVFHYTIKPNIYGSVAAWLARVPSIAVTTGLGYVFIQKSRAASVAKRLYRFAFRFPREVWFLNRDDLATFTDEQLLAHPERARLLHGEGVDLEQFAPVPLPAGDAPVFILIGRLLWDKGVREYVEAARIVRTRFPNARFQLLGPLGVDNPSAIGRADVDAWAAEGVIEYLGEAHDVRPHIAAADCVVLPSYREGVPRTLMEASAMGRPIVATDVPGCRDVVADGETGFLCRVRDSASLAEQLNRMIALGPEGRAALGARGRQKVAAEFDEQQVVERYRETIHSLTGFTL
- a CDS encoding glycosyltransferase, which encodes MTSPDCPTPLDDVAVLMPAYNGHDDVGRTLASFREDTPVHVLIVDDGSTPPIVAPDLPGLTIDVLRMPQNGGIERALAAGIDALAARGFRYAARIDAGDLAAPQRLAKERAYLGAHPRVACVGMWTQVVSRAGEPRFMLTPPTDPGTLRRTRFLRSPLVHPSVMLRIDAVREVGNYRAKYRAAEDLDLFLRLMERYDCANLPELGLYYELNEGGISATKRRRQLVSTLTLLLSHFNALNPYDWAGLAKNLLHFVTPYRTLQRIKQTLFAARPSA
- a CDS encoding lipopolysaccharide biosynthesis protein; protein product: MLKRFGNPDVAKAVANLVWLGLERLTQIGVAIAISGLLARYFGPDVFGKWQYANTLLLVLAPLTWVCGAEILVPTIVQRPPAQLGAVLGSAFALRIAVSVAALVATWIAIAAGAFDPLVGAMLAGLAVTMVFREPFVGVINAWLQSMTYSKPQLVTSMVTALVKALLVWLLVRAAAGPARFAWLWALEAAAIGFALLLYYRHRNGGALGWTFDKPLFRHFATAGTVFWLGLICMYLFLKLDRLMLERHVSFADLGRYSAAQQLNENWITLALMLAQTIAPAFVYRVQDVARLRRNIVRLIAMTACLMTAGALVLDAAAPLIVGKVFGHGYEASVDIFRWAVWLSVPAGIEAIGNLIVLKYQAKFVLLSKWLLALAIAALVNLFAIPRLGLYGALVGLAAGYLAAAAVNFYYIRFKLRP
- a CDS encoding phosphomannomutase/phosphoglucomutase; its protein translation is MISQSIFKAYDIRGVVGKTLDTDTARAIGRAFGSEVRAQGGDAVVVARDGRLSGPDLVGALADGLRAAGVDVVDVGMVPTPVGYFAANVPLALKGGERRVDSCIVVTGSHNPPDYNGFKMVLRGAAIYGEQIQALYRRIVDERFETGSGSYEQIDVADQYIARIVGDIKPARPMKLVVDAGNGVAGPLATRLFKALGCELVERFTDIDGTFPNHHPDPAHPENLQDVIQALKDTDAEIGFAFDGDGDRLGVVTKDGKIIYPDRQLMLFAEEVLSRNPGAQIIYDVKCTRHLAQWVKSKGGEPLMWKTGHSLVKAKLRETGAPLAGEMSGHVFFKDRWYGFDDGLYTGARLLEILAKTADPSALLNGLPDAMSTPELQLWLDEGENFRLIDKLQKEAKFDGAEEVVTIDGLRVEYPDGFGLARSSNTTPVVVMRFESETQEGLKRIQEDFRRVLTAAKPDVKLPF
- the waaC gene encoding lipopolysaccharide heptosyltransferase I, yielding MQKILIVRVSSLGDVVHNMPVIADIRRRHPDAQIDWLVEESFVDLVKLVDGVRNVLPFSLRRWRKKPLSGATWREIRAFRQRLAAEQYDLVIDCQGLIKTAWVASWARGPLVGLGNRTDGAGYEWPVRFFYRKRVPIAPRTHVVERSRQLVAAALSDPAPTPADPVDFGLDTRAAALAVAALGLNLPVPYVVFVHATSRADKQWPDAAWIELGQALVRRGASLVLPWGNDAERATSERLAKEFGDAAIVPPKLSLPAVVGLIDGAAATVGVDTGLVHIAAALKRPTVELYNFATAWRTGGYWSPSVVNLGTAGQPPSIAQVKSALAGFGLL